In Euphorbia lathyris chromosome 2, ddEupLath1.1, whole genome shotgun sequence, the sequence AAGCAACAGAAGAGTGAGGGAATTAATCAAGAAGTAGATTTCACTTGGGTTTTGGGGAATTTGAAATAAGTTCTGTAAAAGAGAGATTAGGAAAGAGTTTAAAGAAATAAAcatctttatttttttggtaggaaggaaaagaaaaaaaaaacaaacaaacaaaaacaaagaaacgctcaacccgggatcagtctaggaaaacTGActcccaccacatcctccaagatgAAAGAGGAGATGAAGTTCGGAGGTGAAGAAAAGGTAGAAAGACCCAGCAAGCTAGAGTGCCCTTCCAAAGCCAGACGGTCTGCAACGcggttctgctccctataaatatgagcgAACCTAATCGAATCAAAGGAGGAACTAATCCTTTTAATGCCTTTAATAATAGTCAGACTGTTTCTGCAAACAACATTGCCCTCCGTAATCATTTTAACCGCTTCCtggttatcagattccaccagaAGCTTCCTCACCCCAAGGTTCTTAGCAAGCTTTAGGCCAGAaagaatcccccaaagctcagcagaaaaggaagagccaATGCCCAAGTTCTGAGAGAAGCCAGATATCCACCTGCCACCATCGTCACGAAGGACCCCTCCTGCGGAAATTCTACCGTCTCTAAGGcaagaaccatcagtgttgAGCTTCACCACACCTTCGCAAGGCCTACTCCAGCCTAAAAGACTGACCTCATTCCTCAGAACATTCCTAGCTAAGGGGTCTTCAGAAAAACTCTCAAGCATAGTACTAATCTTCTTTGAAAAGAAATCAAGGACATTAGACTGATAGACCGCTCATCCTCCAAAGATATCCTCGTTCCGccatctccaaatctgatggcaagccaccacaaaaagaagaacaccttTATCCCCAGGCAGAAGACTCCCTTTAATTCCATCAACAAACCAATCCTTTTCAGGATGGGCTAAAAAGGAAGGTAACACATTCCTAGGGAGAATTCCCCTCCAAACCGCCTTACTTTTCTCACAATccctgagagcatggcacaaagtctcctCACACCCTCTACATCTGCTACAGGCTCCAGAATCCACTAGGTGCCTCCTTTTCCTGttcgaattagtaagcaacctattcctagccccaagccacaggaagctcctaatgcggAACGGCACTTTCAAGGCCCAAATAGCTTTCCACACCCCAGGGGAGGAAGGATCCAAATCCTGAAAGAACGTCTGATAAGCAGATTTACACGAATAggctccattgttagtcagagCCCAACAGTAACTGTCCTTATCATCATTAAGGTTACTAATGTGAACCCCTCTAATAGTAAGAAGCGTTTCGAGGCTGAGGTAGGAATCAAATTTAtcccaaatccactcaccctcggagtccaccacatcagcgatCTTCCAATCCTGATTGTCCACTGGGGGCAAGGAAGTACAAACCTCCAATAAAGGCTTCTCACCTATCCAAGTATCcttccagaaactgatggacctgccattacccacattccacccaatcccagcacaaaattcagcaaaaatcgcactaatgcctttccaaagaaaggaacaattaaccacCCTATCTTTAGGCCCCCCTAACACCTTATCCTTCCGGTACTTCCCGTACAACATCTTGACCCAAAGAGCAGAAGGAGACTGCCACATCCGCCACAGGAGTTTCATAAGTAAGACTTTGTTAATATCTTTTGCCTTTCTAATGCCCAGACCTCCAGACTCCttaggctgacaaacctcactctAAGGGACAAGATAGATCTTCCTCCCCTTCTCAGCCTCCCCCCATAGGAATCTatggttaatcttgtcaagatcctTAAGCACGAGATCAGGaagatgacaagcctgcataatgtgattgggagtagcacaattaacagattgaattaacgtaagACGGCCAGCGAGAGAGAGAGTCTTAGCTTTCCACGTAGCACATTTCAAGttggctttatccaaagtatctttaaaagacattttggacactctctcactgtggaggggaatacCCAGGTAGTTCCCAAGAGATCTCGTTAGAGGAATACCCGACAGATCACTAAGCCTTTTACTGATACCCTGGTTCATATTATTAGAGCACATCATTCTAGACTTCTGGACATTAAGCTTCTGACCAGAGGCCGAGCAGAAACAgtcaagaatatccataatagTACACAATTGCTCCTCATTGCCTTCCAGAAAAATCAacacatcatctgcaaagaataagtgagtaatCTGGGGACAAAAACTATTAATAGCCACTGGTttgaaactcccattatcaacaACATCTTGGATCATGTGAGACAACCTCTCCATCGAAATAACGAAAatgaagggactcataggatcaccttgacggataccccgacCTGGAGAGAACTCCTctgacatatccccattaatcataATTTGAAACACAGGTGAAGAGATACAAACCTTAATTAACCTTCTCCAACTgtccgggatcctagctctctccagactctccatcaggaaactCCAGTTGATgtgatcataggctttctccagatccaacttaagagccacaatgcctttcttccctttcctgATATTCATAGTGTGGATCATCTCTTGGgaaatcaccacattatccatcatttgtctaccaggcacaaaacttCCCTGATTCTGGCAAATGATCTCAGGAAGAATGCAGCgaattctattagccacaatctttgtaacagttttataaagaacattacaaagactgatgggccTCATATGTAAGAAGGAAGAGGGCTTTTCAATCTTAGGGATCAGAACCAGAAGGGTTCTATTCACCAACTCTATATCCTGAGAGCCATTAAAAACCCCTATGATAAAGTTATAGATACCTTCCTTCACGACCTCCCAGtgcttatggtaaaaaccagcaggcagaccatcaatcccagaaGCTTTGgtagccccaatactaaaaatGGCTTGGTCAATCTCCTTCATGGAAATAGGGCGGAAAGTCTCCTGAATGCTATCCTCTCCAACCATAGGGAAAGTAGTGACAGAATGAGCCCTCTCCAGAAGCACAGGCTCCTCTTTAAACAGatccttatagaactccagGGCAAATCTCCGAATATCCTCATCCTCATACACCCACTCCCCATTAGAATTCTTAATAGcatcaattctattcctctgccttctgatAATGGCagagagatgaaaatacctgGTATTTCGATCCCCATCTCTGATCCATGACTTCCTagacttttgaaaccaaagaagctcctcTTGCCTGAGCacagcttccagctccttctAAAGGGATCTGAGCAGGCCATTCAAACCATAATCAAACCTAAACCTCCAACCTACGCTGAATGCCCTCCATTCTATTCAATAATTCATTCTTTCTcctaataatatgcccaaaaacattttttattccaACCCAGCACATTGTTCCTGAATCCTTCAGCAGCTTGAAGGACATTCGAGTGGGGTTTCCAATTATCATGGACGAAATCTTTAAAATTAggatgagactcccaagccaaaaGATAACGGAACGGTCTTTCACCCTTAGTACGACTGCCTCTCATCAGCCTAAATAAAATAGGAcagtgatccgaatgacggaaagggagattcacCAAAGAACTTTCAGGGAAAGTAGTCTGAGCTAAAATAttcgcataaactttgtccaaatGACCAGAGGCCCCAAGATCAGAAAggccacataaatccatactattttTGTGATGAAGGcaacgattaacataatgattcgaaccctctctctaatcactcataaaagcaatatcattaaagtcacccgccacaaaccaaGGCTCAGAAATGTTGACACTCAAagagtaaagaacctcccaAAGTCATTTCCTATTGGCAAGAATAGGGTCGGCGTACACCAAGGTAATtaagaaaggtttattaccgGAGacactcactttacaatgaataaactgcttatccatgttaataacatcaaaatgaacccgatctggcttccagaaaagccaaatccccctaGCCCGGCCAGGAGCCTCCGATCTAATACAATTCCAgttcctaaactttttaaccacctcatctgctttatctccactaatcttagtttccattaaagcaaaacaagaaggattaaattgtttaataagatcattaacatggatacgggtagccttgctagccgcacccctaacattccagcacaacaaatccatagaaaggaggaaaaCTGATCGCATCCCCAcacctaagccaggtatttactaggggctcttGAGAGCCTTGCCGAGATACCCGCAGGCCCCCTCTTCTCTGGAAAAGCCATAGTGTTTTGGGCACTTTTTTTgctttcctttaagctttttcatactagttttgttaactcccatagatttcccaatcccaggatcaccACCAAGAACatgaatactaacctcatttgatttCTTCATCCTTCGAGCTGCTAGGGCcagggtccccccctgggcttcaactttagagacaaaaagcgggttaacagattcaaccaccttctcgactggatccACAGACTCCAAACCTGGCATGCTCTGATCCATATGATCCTCATCCTGGTCCGaatcttgagcttcctcaatcgtcagggccccaaatctagaACCAGGCATGACAGCTGAAGAAGCACCAGGCTCCTCCCTAGCTTTAAGGATAGGCTTTTCCATCTTTATGCTCAATGTAGAACGGCACCGTTTTTCCAAACAAAAATCCAAGAGAAATTAAAACTAATTACTGTGTATCTTCTTCAAGTTTTGGACAACAGCCTGCATAGGAACCCTAAACGGCGGAAACAATGGAGAACTGGCTGGGTAAACTTCAAAGATCAGAAACTTATATATGGTGTTATATACATTCCTAGATCTCATATGTACTCAAATATGAATAATGCAAAAACAAAAGATCCTATCTAATTCAAGTAATTATCTCATCTTTTAATATTGAATGTATATTCAGTGGGATAGGCATAATTAGTAAAGTTTTGGTGTAGTTCTGCAAATCACTTATTAAATATATGAAAGTTAGTATTGGGAAAAGAGTAATAGGGTTTGAGAGCTTACCTCCTATCTCTAATCTAGATCTTGTCCTTGAATAGACGTAGGTTTGAtggacaaaagaaaaagaataacaaTGGAAGGATTTATATAAAGAATAGACTCCTAGATCTATTAGGTTTAGATATACTATTTTGTTACAAAAAGATATACAAAATCTTATCTAAaacaatatttatatatatatatatatatatatatatatataaaaggagaACAATGTTGCGGCAATAAATATGGGCTTTCTAGTGAAAATATTCAAGGCTCTTGTTtttgttattaatattattacaGAAAAGTTAcgattattttttattcattcatatatttatttatttattttcatatttaattttaatttttctactcATACCTTTAAATAACTCTAAATGAATGAGTGGGGAGCAATTGATATGACCATAACACACGTAATCAATCCTACATCTCAGGTTAACGATTATATACCTCCACATAATCCTAAAAGTTATTAAATGGTTTATTAACTGCATCCACGATTGAAAACTGTATCCTTCTCCCAGGTAACCTCCATCCATGTAACTTCCTCATTTAATTCCTATAAATATTCTTTCAATTAAGGAGATGAGGGTTggcttttagagagaaaaaagaatattatattttaagatatatgacttaagcatcagagcgTTTGTGGGCAGATCGCTTCCCACACTGTAACAGGCTTGATCCTCAAAgaagacgttcaaccttcatccagggacgttcaaccttcatccaggagGTTCGATCCTCAAGGAACGCCGACGGTCATCATCCTGATTGGAAGGACCGCCTTCCTTCAGAAGTTCAACGATTGGTCTCCCATCTTACAAAATTATTGTTTAGTTCAAGCTACAACACATATCATATGGCATAAGTCGTGTTTAGACCTGGGCATGGACCAGTGAGCCCGTCCAGACCCATTTAGCCAGGCTTGAACACATGAAAATGCTGTCAGGCCTGGTACGGCCTGGTCCAAGCCCGTATAAACCCTTCAAAAACTGGACGGTTTGGGCTTTACGAATTTTACATCGGTCCGGTCCGGTCCGGTccgatatactatatatatattatatatttatataaattatattatataaattataattataatatatttttataaatataaaatatttatacttAAAGTTTGTTGCTATGTTaagtttaataaattataatctatttttaatcaataaattataaatttataatatactttaattatatttttaattgtaataaattataatatattttaattatatttttttaatatatagataGGCTTGGACGGGCGGACTTGGAATTCATATCTTAGGCTCGAACCCAGCCCGAACTCGAGCTTGACTAAATTTCTTACGGactgggctgggctgggcttagGCTCGTCAGGCTTTATTAAAATCCCGACAGGTCCGATCCGAGCCCGACCCATGCCCAGATCTAGTAGTGTTTGAGATTGATTCCAAGATGGTTGTTGACGAAATGACATCTGAAAATATAAACCTCTCAGAACTTTGGTGTCTTGATCTAGGACTACATAATCCAGACTTTTCAAATTCTTCTTATTTCTCGTGTAGCGAACATGGCTGCTTATTTAGTTGCTCGATAAAGCTCATTCCAATGTTggggtttttttattatttttttatacctTCTTAACTAGTTGGTTCCATTGTTAAGGATGTTGAGCCTCTTGATTAACATATCttttggtttcaaaaaaaatcaaatcaattaataaaattcACTTAAAAAGAActaaaagttttttttaattcttaatataaataaataaataaataaaagaggaTAATGTTCAAATTTGATCTAAATTTTCCGAAGAAGTATATATTTgactttaatatataaaatgatataaatttagTCCTAATATCTTAAAGTAACATCAGTTTTAGCTTTATATTACtgaaattttgaaaatgatggtttgactgttatttagttGTCACATCGCACCTTTCGAACATCAATTATGTATAAGATATGTAGTCTGTTACTAACATAATtacaaataacaaaaaaaatgtttattatattattaatatagttacaaataataaaaaaaatgtacgaaactacTTCAACTGATAAACTTATTTGGAAAATACGATATCAAACCAATTACTtcaaatttttatattgaataaaattaaaattgcccAAGCTTAAAAATGTTGGGCTAAATTTACACTTCCAACCAAAATATTAAAGTCAAATTGAGAgattgttccaaaaaaaaaaaaaacaatttacaTCCTTACATTTTTAAATAACATATTGTACGTTCcatctattttaaaaaacatattataaaatatttatctTACCGTTAACTTTTGgttcttttatctatttttttttaaattttaattaaacatATCTTATCTTTTAAGACTGTTAGAGTGCCATATAAAATTACATTGTTACTCTATTATTCTTTATCTAATTATTTATACcgaatataaattaaaaatctaaaaaaataggcTGAATGATAAAAaggttaataataataaaaaagtatGAACTTTATATGTTTTCTAAGAGATTGAATATGTAAAAATGAGATGGATAATAAATTATTGGCTTTGGCTTTCTAAACTaggattttaaaattaattagaaccttaaactatcaaaatcgcAGAATTAATGATCAAAAGCTCAatgtcaaaaaaataaattatcggGGCTTAATTATGGTTTTTGCCATTAACAGATAAAGGCTATTACGAGAATCAGTGCTTCGAACTCTTTCTGCCAAGTTCCTAAATCCCTTCCCCTATTTCACTGTAAAACCCAAAATAATCGGAGAAACGAAAGTTAGAGCAGAGATAATCGAAGATGAATCCTCAAACAGACAAGATAGTAAGGAGAACAACCATGGTGGCTACTGTTGTTGCTTCCTATTTCCTCTTAACTGCTGACTATGGCCCTGAACCTAATTTTTTCGACCCAGTAAGTCCCCTCTTTAttgaaattttctttttttatttcattttctgcTGTCCTTATCTGTAGTTTTGGAAATTTTCTTGCTGCTTTCTCAGTATTTTGAAATTAACCGCATCAGCCTTCTTAATTTTAATGGGATTTATTACATATTCAATTGGGTATTTGGATTTACATATTCAATTAGGTATTTAGATTTACAGATTCATGTGATGCCTTCTTAATTCAAAACTGAAAACTGCTGGAGGGGTTTTTGGAGTTacttattgatattattttgacTTGACCGACTTGGGATCGATCATGTTGATGAAATGATGGAGTTTTAGCTTTTTTCTTGTGCAAGGATGAAATCTGCTTTGCTTTAATTTAAGTTCCCATGGagcattatttctaaaacataaccttcacaAAATAGCTTACAAACGAAAATGGATAGAGACATGAAATGGACATGGACACGAAACACAGAAACGCAAGTAACTAgaagtgtccgtgcaacataggttcCCCTAGTTTGTTGATCTGTTTGTTGTTGTTACTGTCTACTGTTCATTGCTATCCACTTATCCAGTTACTAttcattggaaaagaaaaacatgGCAGGTTGATGGTGGATGTTACTAAGCCTATGCacccattttttttttatctttctccCTGGAGTCTTCCTTGGTTCTAAAGCTCTTTTCTTGCTTGCAATTGAATGAATATTACTAATTTACTATGCTTCAACACGGATCTTGGAGATTCTTACTCCGGATACTCAAATAAAAAGATTTAGAATTTGATTGAACAATTAAATTTTTCTAGGATCAAACCAAATTGTTATATATAGCTTACATTGAGCACCTATTTTGGAGTTTCTTGAACCGAACTGAATATCCAAATGAAAAGATCTAGAATCAGATTGAACGGTTGACTTTTTTTAGGACCAAACAGAATAGCACGTTAGATTGGAGACTTTCACATCCCTAGATTGAATTGAACCGATCTCACACCTAATTATTACATACCTTAGGCATGAGTTGTCTCCCCCTTTTGCACAAATTCTTTTAGAATTGAAATATTATGATTGATGGGAAAGAACAAGTATGTGTTTTTGTACATTGGCTCATGCATATAGTGGTTGAGACTATAGAGCCAAACTCTTGCTTTAGGGGAAATCTTGCTATTATATCAACTCTATGTTTCTTGATATGATCATTTGTTGAGCATTGTTCTTGATTATGATGGTTTGGGATATTTTCTGGTTGAGTAGTGATTGGTTTCATGTTTTAAGCATATATGAGAATCGCTCGGTTTTCTTGTCCAAGTCATTCTAGTCAATTTGGGTAAACAATTCACCCGGGTGTTAACGTGACACTAAAGACAGTTGACTATATTTCAATTAAGCCTTATGTTGGATAAGGatgtgattttatttttctaaattgtGGCTTAGGATGTGCCACGTGGCACAAATGTGGTTGTCACGCGTCTGCTATGTCGGATATGAATATTGACATGATTTTGCAATGGCAGATTAAGAAGGCCATACTATCAGCAGAGAATTCTGCAAAAGAGTTAATCTTTGGATCAAAAAAAGAATCTAAAGGCAGTCAAATGGGGAAGCCGAGTGAAAACAGTGAAAAACAGCACTAACTTTGCACAATTGTGAAATGGTAGTCTCATCTTATGTAAGCAAGTTCCTTGAATCTTTTGCTTCAAACTTTCTTAATAGGAATACAATGTGTAtacctttgttttttttttgccaaatcAACCACATATGGTATGAtgcttttattgttttttttatttttaattattgtaaAAAGATTTGACTTAATTGAGGAGGGATAGACATCAAACCCTATGTTTCGGGTAAATTATATCTATGGACCCTGCACTTTGCTCATACTTTCATTATGGCATCTGAACTTCAAAATCGAACATTATTATGGTCTTTGGACTCTGCACTTACTAAAATAATGGTCCCTTTTAACATCGATCAAAATGATCTCCCCAATAACATATAATTCTTCATTATAGAGTTGATGGAAAagatattttaagaaactttaattcttgaagttTTGTTTTTAATGTCATTTAGTTGTTGTTTGATTAAGAGAGATAAAATAGTCGTTTagtgagagaaagtttcaaaaattgTGATTTGCAAAATGGAACATGATGGTTCGATAGAACATGTGGTTTTAAATAAtttgtactttttttattttaagatcaCCTTCAATCATTTTGAGTTGGTCAATGTTAAGAGGGGATATTATATTAGTAGACCccaaagttcaatggtcataaaGTTCAGGCGATTATAATGAAAGTAAGTGCAAAGTTTAGGGGTATGGCTGTAATTTAACCCTGTGTTTCATGTATATCTTGTTGATGGTTTGAGAACTATTTGCATTCACCTAATTATGGTGGATAAAATAAACGTGACCCTTCAACTAAAatgctttttgccaaaagaaaATTCTCTATAATGCTATTAGCAGCACGACttctaattataaattatgatgATAAATTCCTGATTATTTATTTGAATGCATTAAAttcttgacttttttttttttgttacattaaGTTTTTgatgattaaaaaaaagttttgtaAAATTTAAATAACAGAGTGTTATCATTTCATATGTATTCGAAATTTGAATTTTTCACAGTTTAAAAACTGTTTTTGACGTGTAATATAATTATAGagaaactaaatttttttttttcgaacTATagatataatttcaaatacatgaaatgaataatgatttttttaattaaatgagATGTTCATAACTAATTAATCTGGCAAGCGAGAACTTAATGTAACTAGAAATAAATAATTGATAGTCTTCTGCAAAACTGCTCTTTCTCAAACCAAAAACCGCAGCCTCTCCTCCCCTCCCCCTCCCTTCTTCCATTTTCACCAATTTTCTTTCCATTTTTATCAAAGTGCTTCAAATCTT encodes:
- the LOC136217271 gene encoding uncharacterized protein; the protein is MNPQTDKIVRRTTMVATVVASYFLLTADYGPEPNFFDPIKKAILSAENSAKELIFGSKKESKGSQMGKPSENSEKQH